A window from Candidatus Rokuibacteriota bacterium encodes these proteins:
- a CDS encoding GAF domain-containing protein: MVVVVDPRQDAPALERARVLGIPTAAHHLNVFAHAVDVVLEVTGQRAILEELLQARPPAVEVIGAGSLRFFWTLLQGQVKAARQLRLQLDMATVFESVADPKEQVAIATRKLAEACGVDRCAFLLLDETTGVILPVTSQFATGQSNERMWTAFKDLGSLRLEDLPFFDEIMERRGPIEIDDPTTSPLLPAGWATLFEIGSLLVLPIFRKDQVVGACLLDYWRAARPFTPEQTRLATTLAGQVSLAIENTRLYTRLEERAEKLTALSALSDLILSARDVRHVFQEITKAATVLLGARVAQVCVDDPTEGVLRPQATSGLAPGEEPLVEFEAIPYGKGVAGCVFESGRAEYVRDAQEDPRFLNRRLSVTLGLHGCAVIPLMTSGQGAGVLSLLYTSPRVFSPEEKELMALLAGQAAVALTNARLFEESERRRRVAESLAETGRRIARSLDPEQCGQWIADSLRSLVGVQYSALFRVEPESGDLVAVAVSGDDGPTFGPNMVFPQGTGLAALALRDRQPVATADILTDPRIVLPPEVRARIERGPYRAVLAVPLLVQDGVRGALSVRDRAGRAFTAEEIQLVQTFADQAAVALENARLYAEATRRQRHAEDLARLAQVVTASLELPEVLERVAGAATDLLPGAASRIWVLEGDRLVLRSEAGTQGAPGSGRKTEFAVGEGLTGYVARTRETLVVEDVLTDSRTVNAEWMREEGYVSLLCIPLPVRDRLVGVLSLLTRHHHRFSTAELQSLTSFGNQAAIAIEHAKLLQELRARQSRLETLLALSCELSRMQPLDSLLGRIAEACGALLGTDSAGFRLLEGDDLVVVGTWGQWNKALLSPRLKVGESLSGIVAVTGEPLMVSDQVNDPRLLPAHREAWRRLGFRAYLGVPVKVGARVVGVLSIQTRQVGGFSPEDLTAATAFASQAAVALENSRLLQETRRAYEELAQTQGQLTQAQKMEAVGQLAGGIAHDFNNLLTVIMGRTELLLGSLKPGDPLRQGSELIQKTAGRAADLTRQLLAFSRKQVLQPTSLDLNGVIANLEQMLGRLIGEDISLVTTLDPALGHVRADPSQIEQVIMNLVVNARDAMPQGGRLSIETTRVDLDAAYVRRHPGASPGPHMMLAVGDTGVGMPSEVQAHIFEPFFTTKGPGKGTGLGLATVYGIVKQSEGYIEVDTEPGRGTTFRIYLPRVDEASAPARPKAALAQVPHGTETILLVEDEEGVRELARDILRADGYTVLDTQHGGEALLTCERHAGPIQLMVTDAVMPQMSGRELAERLAPLRPEMKVLYMSGYTDDAVVRHGVLDLGTAFLQKPFTPDTLARKVRDVLDAPDPRPTRGNVHG; this comes from the coding sequence GTGGTCGTCGTGGTAGATCCTCGACAGGATGCCCCGGCGCTCGAGCGTGCCCGGGTGCTCGGCATCCCGACGGCCGCTCACCACCTGAACGTCTTCGCCCATGCCGTAGACGTCGTGCTCGAGGTGACGGGGCAACGCGCCATCCTCGAGGAGCTTCTCCAGGCGAGGCCACCAGCAGTCGAGGTGATTGGGGCCGGGAGCCTCCGGTTCTTCTGGACGCTCCTCCAGGGCCAAGTCAAGGCGGCCCGTCAACTCAGGCTACAACTCGACATGGCGACAGTTTTTGAGTCTGTCGCCGACCCGAAAGAGCAGGTGGCGATTGCCACTCGAAAGCTCGCCGAGGCTTGTGGTGTCGACCGGTGCGCGTTCCTTCTCCTGGATGAGACGACGGGAGTGATCCTGCCCGTCACGTCGCAGTTCGCGACGGGCCAGTCGAACGAGCGGATGTGGACCGCCTTCAAGGATCTCGGCTCGCTGAGGCTCGAAGACCTCCCGTTCTTCGACGAGATCATGGAACGGCGAGGCCCGATCGAGATCGATGATCCCACCACCAGTCCCCTGCTGCCGGCGGGCTGGGCGACCCTGTTCGAGATCGGATCCCTCCTGGTCCTGCCGATCTTCCGCAAGGACCAAGTCGTCGGGGCCTGCCTCCTCGACTATTGGCGCGCCGCCCGTCCCTTCACCCCGGAGCAGACGCGGCTGGCGACCACGCTGGCCGGTCAGGTCTCCCTCGCGATCGAGAACACCCGTCTCTACACGCGCCTCGAGGAGCGGGCCGAGAAGCTGACTGCGCTGAGCGCCCTGAGCGATCTCATCCTCTCGGCCCGGGACGTGCGGCACGTGTTCCAGGAGATCACGAAGGCCGCGACCGTCCTTCTGGGCGCCCGGGTCGCGCAGGTGTGTGTCGACGATCCGACCGAAGGGGTCCTCCGGCCGCAGGCCACCTCTGGTCTGGCTCCGGGAGAGGAGCCGTTGGTCGAATTCGAAGCTATCCCCTACGGGAAGGGTGTGGCGGGCTGCGTCTTCGAGTCGGGCCGAGCCGAATACGTGAGAGACGCCCAGGAGGACCCGCGCTTTCTCAACCGACGCCTTAGCGTGACGCTGGGGCTCCACGGCTGCGCGGTCATCCCGCTGATGACCAGCGGTCAGGGGGCGGGGGTGCTGTCCCTTCTCTACACAAGCCCTCGCGTCTTCTCACCCGAAGAGAAAGAGCTCATGGCGCTGCTGGCCGGCCAAGCGGCGGTCGCCCTCACCAATGCGCGTCTCTTCGAGGAGAGCGAGCGTCGCCGGCGGGTCGCAGAGAGCCTGGCGGAGACCGGTCGGCGCATCGCCCGATCGCTCGACCCCGAACAGTGCGGTCAATGGATTGCCGACAGCCTGCGGAGCTTGGTCGGCGTCCAGTACTCCGCCCTCTTCCGGGTGGAGCCAGAGTCGGGCGACCTGGTGGCGGTGGCCGTGTCAGGTGACGACGGACCCACGTTCGGGCCGAACATGGTGTTCCCCCAGGGGACCGGCCTGGCGGCCCTGGCCCTACGGGACCGGCAGCCCGTGGCGACGGCCGATATCTTGACCGATCCGCGCATTGTCTTGCCGCCGGAGGTACGGGCTCGAATCGAGCGGGGGCCCTACCGAGCCGTCCTTGCCGTACCCCTGCTCGTGCAGGACGGGGTGCGTGGCGCCCTCTCGGTGAGGGACCGCGCCGGGCGGGCCTTCACTGCCGAAGAGATCCAACTTGTCCAGACGTTTGCGGACCAGGCCGCGGTCGCGCTGGAGAACGCCCGACTCTATGCGGAGGCGACGCGGCGGCAGCGTCACGCGGAGGACCTCGCCCGGCTGGCGCAGGTCGTCACGGCTTCACTGGAGCTCCCGGAGGTGCTGGAACGTGTGGCGGGAGCGGCGACGGATCTCCTGCCCGGTGCCGCATCGCGGATCTGGGTCCTGGAGGGGGATCGCCTCGTCCTTCGGTCCGAGGCGGGGACCCAGGGGGCGCCTGGCTCGGGGCGGAAGACGGAGTTTGCGGTTGGTGAAGGGCTGACCGGGTACGTCGCGCGCACCCGAGAGACGCTCGTCGTGGAAGACGTACTGACAGATTCTCGGACGGTCAACGCCGAGTGGATGCGAGAGGAGGGCTACGTGTCTCTCCTCTGCATCCCCCTCCCGGTGCGGGACCGACTGGTCGGGGTGCTCTCGCTCCTGACCCGTCACCATCATCGCTTCAGCACGGCCGAGCTCCAGAGTCTCACGTCATTTGGGAACCAGGCGGCCATCGCCATCGAACATGCCAAGCTCCTCCAGGAGCTGCGGGCTCGCCAGAGTCGGCTTGAGACTCTGCTTGCGCTGAGCTGCGAGCTGTCCAGGATGCAGCCCCTGGACTCGCTGCTCGGACGCATTGCCGAGGCGTGCGGCGCCTTACTCGGCACGGATTCGGCCGGGTTCCGGCTCCTGGAGGGCGATGATCTCGTGGTCGTGGGGACGTGGGGTCAGTGGAACAAGGCCCTACTGAGCCCGCGCTTGAAGGTCGGCGAGAGCCTGAGCGGGATCGTGGCCGTCACGGGTGAGCCCCTCATGGTGTCGGATCAGGTGAACGATCCCCGGCTGCTCCCGGCGCACCGGGAGGCGTGGCGCCGCCTCGGCTTCCGGGCGTATCTCGGGGTGCCCGTCAAGGTTGGAGCGCGCGTGGTCGGGGTCCTGAGCATCCAGACCCGGCAGGTCGGAGGGTTTTCCCCGGAGGACCTGACCGCGGCGACGGCGTTCGCCTCCCAGGCAGCCGTCGCGCTGGAGAATAGCCGGCTACTACAGGAGACCCGCCGGGCCTACGAAGAGCTCGCCCAGACGCAGGGGCAGCTGACGCAGGCCCAAAAAATGGAAGCCGTGGGGCAGCTCGCTGGCGGCATCGCTCACGACTTCAACAATCTGCTCACGGTGATCATGGGTCGCACCGAGCTGCTGCTGGGTTCCCTGAAGCCCGGAGATCCCCTCCGCCAGGGGAGCGAGCTGATCCAGAAGACCGCGGGCCGGGCCGCCGACCTGACGCGCCAGCTCCTGGCGTTCAGTCGTAAGCAGGTCCTCCAGCCGACCTCGCTCGACCTCAATGGGGTTATTGCCAACCTGGAGCAGATGCTTGGGCGGCTGATCGGCGAAGACATCAGCCTGGTCACGACGCTGGACCCGGCGCTGGGACACGTGCGAGCCGACCCGAGCCAAATCGAGCAGGTCATAATGAACTTGGTCGTGAACGCCCGGGACGCCATGCCCCAGGGCGGCCGGCTCAGCATTGAGACCACCCGTGTCGACCTGGACGCCGCGTATGTGCGGCGACACCCCGGGGCCAGCCCGGGCCCACACATGATGCTGGCCGTGGGCGACACCGGGGTCGGGATGCCCTCGGAGGTTCAGGCTCACATCTTCGAGCCCTTCTTCACGACCAAAGGACCGGGCAAAGGGACAGGGCTCGGGCTGGCCACCGTCTACGGGATCGTCAAGCAGAGCGAGGGCTACATCGAGGTCGACACGGAGCCGGGGCGGGGGACGACGTTCAGAATCTATCTGCCGCGGGTTGATGAGGCTTCCGCGCCGGCGAGGCCGAAGGCAGCGCTCGCCCAGGTACCCCACGGGACGGAAACGATCCTCCTTGTGGAAGATGAGGAGGGAGTCCGAGAGCTGGCGCGGGACATCCTTCGGGCCGACGGTTACACGGTGTTGGACACGCAGCACGGCGGGGAGGCGCTGCTCACCTGCGAGCGGCATGCCGGCCCGATCCAGCTCATGGTGACGGATGCCGTCATGCCGCAGATGAGCGGCCGGGAGCTCGCCGAACGGTTGGCGCCGC
- a CDS encoding response regulator → MSTAETRRALILVVDDEPLVAGLMADVLAMEGHEVDMAGNGREALEKIAVRSYDLIVSDLRMPELDGVGLYRELERGQPTLLGRLVFVSGTTEPLEYASFLEATHAPVLSKPFRLEDLQRLVQRALRER, encoded by the coding sequence ATGTCCACTGCTGAAACCCGCCGCGCCCTGATTCTCGTGGTTGATGACGAGCCCCTGGTCGCTGGGCTCATGGCCGATGTGCTGGCGATGGAGGGGCACGAGGTCGATATGGCCGGGAATGGCCGTGAGGCGCTGGAGAAGATCGCCGTCCGCTCGTACGACCTCATCGTGAGTGATCTCCGGATGCCGGAGCTCGACGGCGTGGGTCTCTATCGCGAGCTCGAGAGAGGACAACCGACATTACTGGGCCGGCTCGTATTCGTGAGCGGGACAACGGAGCCGCTGGAGTACGCGAGCTTTCTTGAGGCGACCCATGCTCCGGTGCTCAGCAAGCCTTTCCGCCTCGAAGACCTCCAGCGACTCGTCCAGCGAGCTCTCCGCGAGCGATGA
- a CDS encoding ATP-binding protein, protein MPPEHLPRIFNPFFTTKQPGDGRGLGLSVAHSIVTEHDGRIWAENIPEGGAVFTIDLPIGEPEPAREPLRFESRRL, encoded by the coding sequence ATCCCGCCGGAGCACCTGCCCCGCATCTTCAACCCGTTCTTCACCACCAAGCAGCCGGGCGACGGGCGCGGCCTCGGCCTGTCCGTGGCGCACAGCATCGTCACCGAGCACGACGGCCGCATCTGGGCCGAGAACATCCCGGAGGGCGGCGCGGTCTTCACCATCGACCTGCCGATCGGCGAGCCCGAGCCGGCCCGCGAGCCCCTCCGCTTCGAATCCCGCCGCCTCTAA
- a CDS encoding M20 family metallopeptidase — protein sequence MSTVKDAISQAVDRLADELETLSKKIHDNPELAYQEVKACAWLSEFLGKQGFKVEQGVGGVETAFRATIETGEGPTVAILCEYNALPGIGHACGHNIIATSGAGAGAALAAVKGQLPKGRVQVIGTPAEEGGGGKIKLIKAGVFKDVDAAMMIHGFDRTLLHQDLLGIARATLEFTGKASHASADPWEGVNALDACVQTYNAVSMLRQQVRPDCRIHGIITSGGAAANIIPEYASAVFYVRAPSIDTMWDLYRRVIACAEGAAKASGCELQVTQHDSVYEPMKSSRVLLDLFKANMTSVGLKEGEPIPDRKGSSDVGNVSQVLPTIQPMIGIAPEGMAIHTRDFADAAVKPLARQGMVAAAKTMAMTTFDLLAEPARITAAKKEFTHGS from the coding sequence ATGAGCACAGTCAAAGACGCCATCTCTCAGGCGGTGGATCGCCTCGCTGACGAGCTGGAGACGCTGTCGAAGAAGATCCACGACAACCCGGAGCTCGCGTACCAGGAAGTCAAGGCCTGCGCCTGGCTCTCGGAGTTCCTCGGCAAGCAGGGCTTCAAGGTCGAGCAGGGCGTGGGCGGCGTGGAGACGGCCTTCCGCGCCACGATCGAGACCGGCGAGGGGCCGACCGTCGCGATCCTCTGCGAGTACAACGCGCTCCCCGGCATCGGGCACGCCTGCGGCCACAACATCATCGCGACCTCCGGCGCGGGCGCCGGCGCGGCGCTCGCGGCCGTCAAGGGCCAGCTGCCCAAGGGGCGCGTCCAGGTGATCGGGACTCCGGCGGAGGAGGGCGGCGGCGGCAAGATCAAGCTCATCAAGGCGGGCGTGTTCAAGGACGTGGACGCCGCCATGATGATCCACGGCTTCGACCGCACGCTGTTGCACCAGGACCTGCTCGGCATCGCGCGCGCAACCTTGGAGTTCACCGGCAAGGCCTCGCACGCCTCGGCCGACCCGTGGGAGGGCGTCAACGCGCTGGACGCCTGCGTTCAGACGTACAACGCCGTCTCCATGCTGCGCCAGCAGGTGCGCCCCGACTGCCGGATCCACGGCATCATCACGAGCGGTGGCGCGGCGGCCAACATCATCCCCGAGTACGCGTCGGCGGTTTTCTACGTCCGCGCTCCAAGCATCGACACGATGTGGGACCTCTATCGGCGAGTCATCGCCTGCGCCGAGGGGGCGGCCAAGGCTTCCGGCTGCGAGCTCCAGGTGACCCAGCACGACAGCGTCTACGAGCCGATGAAGTCGAGCCGCGTCCTCCTCGACCTCTTCAAGGCCAACATGACATCCGTCGGCCTCAAGGAGGGCGAGCCGATCCCCGACCGGAAGGGCTCCTCCGACGTCGGCAACGTCAGCCAGGTGCTGCCGACCATCCAGCCGATGATCGGCATCGCACCCGAGGGCATGGCCATCCACACGCGCGACTTCGCCGACGCGGCCGTCAAGCCGCTGGCAAGACAGGGCATGGTCGCCGCCGCCAAAACCATGGCCATGACAACCTTCGATCTTCTCGCCGAGCCCGCGCGGATCACGGCCGCCAAGAAGGAATTCACCCATGGCAGCTGA
- a CDS encoding M20 family metallopeptidase, translating to MAAEALDQAKTKVAEAVDRLADDLEKISHQIHGNPELCFKEEKAAGWLSDFLEKQGARVERGVGGLPTAFRASIEGSGPGPTVAIMAEYDALPNIGHACGHNVIATAGTGAGAAIALALGKVPFAGRIQVIGTPAEEGGAGKVRLMEAGVFKDVDAAMMIHGRCGTQVWRPSLGIIKVKCEFFGKASHASSWPWRGVNALNAMIQLFVSLDLMRQQIKPDARVHGIITKGGDQANIIPEHTSAEFYLRAPSKDYCKELLRRFEGCAQGAATATGCTTKVTADATIHDPLKANFTMAELFGKNLERIDFPVDPDDGEAGYGSTDCGNVSQAIPTIHPYIRISPDGIPGHSREFAEWAKSPLARTGMVAGAKALALTALDLLANPAELKKAKDEFAGTKT from the coding sequence ATGGCAGCTGAGGCGCTCGACCAGGCGAAGACCAAGGTCGCGGAGGCGGTGGACCGCCTGGCCGACGACCTCGAAAAGATCTCCCACCAGATCCACGGCAACCCGGAGCTCTGCTTCAAGGAGGAAAAGGCGGCAGGGTGGCTCAGCGACTTCCTCGAGAAGCAGGGCGCCCGCGTCGAGCGCGGTGTCGGCGGGCTGCCGACGGCCTTCCGCGCGAGCATCGAGGGTAGCGGGCCGGGGCCGACAGTGGCCATCATGGCGGAGTACGACGCCCTGCCCAATATTGGGCATGCCTGCGGGCACAACGTGATCGCCACCGCGGGCACCGGCGCGGGCGCCGCCATCGCTCTAGCCCTGGGCAAGGTGCCGTTCGCGGGACGCATCCAGGTGATCGGGACGCCGGCCGAGGAGGGCGGCGCGGGCAAGGTCAGGCTCATGGAGGCGGGAGTCTTCAAGGACGTGGACGCCGCCATGATGATCCACGGACGCTGCGGCACGCAGGTGTGGCGGCCGAGCCTCGGCATCATCAAGGTCAAGTGCGAGTTCTTCGGCAAGGCCTCGCACGCCTCGTCCTGGCCCTGGCGCGGAGTCAACGCGCTCAACGCCATGATCCAGCTCTTCGTCTCACTCGACCTGATGCGCCAGCAGATCAAACCGGACGCGCGCGTGCACGGCATCATCACCAAGGGCGGCGACCAGGCCAATATCATCCCCGAGCACACGTCGGCGGAGTTCTACCTGCGAGCCCCCAGCAAGGACTACTGCAAGGAGCTGCTGCGGCGCTTCGAGGGGTGCGCCCAGGGCGCGGCAACCGCGACGGGCTGCACGACCAAGGTCACGGCGGACGCGACCATCCACGACCCGCTGAAGGCGAACTTCACGATGGCGGAGCTGTTCGGCAAGAACCTCGAGCGGATCGACTTCCCCGTCGATCCCGACGACGGCGAGGCGGGCTACGGCTCGACGGACTGCGGCAACGTCAGCCAGGCCATCCCGACCATCCACCCGTACATCCGCATCTCGCCCGACGGCATTCCGGGGCACTCACGCGAGTTCGCCGAGTGGGCGAAGTCGCCGCTGGCGCGCACCGGCATGGTCGCAGGCGCGAAAGCGCTCGCGCTGACCGCGCTCGACCTCCTGGCCAACCCCGCGGAGCTCAAGAAAGCCAAAGACGAGTTCGCCGGGACGAAGACCTGA
- a CDS encoding DinB family protein: MRPEQVKAIEYLRDKGTRLAAAQIHERVAAGFAALEGFLDGVTEAEARVRALPGEWSIQEVADHLVETHRPSLEELHDLLAGRRPPGEPIPAGLQSRDPLARPWAELLGELKKLQAEVVAALVAAPDRLYDARAPVVMVINVKEPDGHETPLHWIEELDWKAYAVIFRLHVMDHLGQARKVLRAVREA; this comes from the coding sequence ATGAGGCCCGAGCAGGTCAAGGCGATAGAGTACCTACGCGACAAGGGCACCCGTCTCGCGGCTGCCCAGATCCACGAGCGTGTCGCGGCCGGTTTCGCCGCCCTCGAAGGGTTCCTGGACGGAGTGACGGAGGCCGAGGCGCGCGTGCGGGCGCTTCCGGGCGAGTGGAGCATTCAGGAGGTGGCGGATCACCTCGTGGAGACACATCGGCCGAGCCTCGAGGAGCTCCACGATCTGCTCGCGGGGAGGCGGCCCCCGGGTGAGCCCATCCCGGCGGGGCTTCAGTCTCGCGACCCGCTGGCTCGCCCGTGGGCGGAGCTCTTGGGCGAGCTCAAGAAGCTCCAGGCGGAGGTCGTGGCGGCCCTCGTCGCGGCGCCCGACAGACTCTACGACGCGCGCGCGCCGGTCGTGATGGTCATCAACGTGAAGGAGCCTGACGGTCACGAGACGCCGCTGCACTGGATCGAAGAGCTCGACTGGAAAGCCTACGCCGTCATCTTCAGGCTCCACGTCATGGACCACCTAGGCCAGGCGCGCAAGGTCCTACGCGCCGTGCGCGAGGCCTAG
- a CDS encoding FecR domain-containing protein: MRLIQRGWQAAGVLALALLVSPTAMVQAASPEGAGVATAVSGEVTVSHAVSPAPQALHFKDEVLYRDRISTAARSLARLLLGKKALVTVRELSELQLIDLAGTSTVHLVLGKIAIGVARQRMRPGETVEIRTQNAVAAIRGTVVVAERLTPPGGSDPVTRLHVLSGYIDVTTPGNPGAPPLRLVAPSSLTVTGNTMDRPVPLNAAARAALLSDLQPTQPLPTRVLGSLVRGEQARAAGLARIITGDRNGGGERVDVQGPPVDVQAPTTPVTPPTPSTPSAGPSSSPPFIFNNQSPELTGDLYTVRGGSPQNIFTDFLEATNSTVTVGGSPQLSPTANGFVAQNHGTVGLDGGLVDAANPQITSSADFVLGAGKGQFIVTGPAAPLVSLTGGTEEPIQHSGGFLDLNAAAVTTARAVRVDVALLEASAPLLNLSGASGSQLTTSGNAIDLTSKAKVTNTAAFVTDLPGDFRTKGSSREWRPPGRRGSRAKGAVYRKADGRDSEGSRSTARGRGREEARRR, from the coding sequence ATGAGATTGATCCAGCGGGGTTGGCAGGCGGCAGGGGTCCTGGCTCTGGCCCTCCTCGTCAGCCCCACGGCGATGGTGCAGGCCGCCTCCCCCGAGGGAGCAGGCGTGGCAACGGCGGTCAGCGGCGAAGTGACGGTCTCCCACGCGGTTTCGCCGGCGCCGCAGGCGCTCCACTTCAAGGACGAGGTCCTTTACCGGGACCGCATCAGCACGGCCGCCCGCTCGCTGGCGCGGCTGCTGCTCGGCAAGAAGGCCCTCGTCACGGTGCGCGAGCTCTCGGAGCTCCAGCTGATCGACCTGGCCGGGACCTCCACGGTGCACCTCGTGTTGGGCAAGATCGCCATCGGCGTCGCCCGCCAGCGCATGCGCCCCGGTGAGACCGTCGAGATCCGGACGCAGAACGCCGTGGCCGCCATCCGCGGCACCGTCGTCGTCGCCGAGAGGCTCACCCCTCCCGGCGGCTCCGACCCCGTCACGCGCCTGCACGTCCTGTCCGGCTACATCGACGTCACCACGCCGGGCAACCCCGGCGCGCCTCCGCTGAGGCTGGTCGCGCCCTCGAGCCTCACGGTCACCGGCAACACCATGGATCGGCCGGTGCCGCTCAACGCCGCGGCGCGGGCGGCGCTCCTGAGCGATCTCCAGCCCACGCAGCCGCTACCGACGAGGGTGCTGGGGAGTCTCGTGCGCGGCGAGCAGGCGAGGGCTGCCGGGCTGGCGCGCATCATCACCGGAGACCGGAACGGGGGCGGCGAGCGTGTGGACGTTCAGGGTCCGCCCGTGGACGTGCAGGCGCCGACCACACCGGTCACGCCACCCACACCGAGCACGCCGAGCGCCGGCCCGTCCTCCTCTCCGCCCTTTATTTTCAACAACCAAAGCCCCGAACTTACGGGCGATCTGTACACGGTTCGGGGCGGCTCGCCGCAGAACATCTTCACCGACTTCCTGGAGGCGACCAATAGCACGGTCACCGTCGGCGGCAGCCCGCAGCTCTCCCCAACGGCCAACGGGTTCGTGGCTCAGAATCACGGGACGGTCGGCCTCGACGGCGGGCTCGTGGACGCGGCAAACCCCCAGATCACCTCCTCGGCCGACTTCGTCCTCGGCGCGGGCAAGGGCCAGTTCATCGTGACGGGCCCGGCGGCCCCCCTGGTCTCACTGACAGGCGGGACGGAGGAGCCGATCCAGCACAGCGGCGGCTTCCTCGACCTGAATGCGGCCGCGGTCACGACGGCGCGCGCCGTCCGGGTGGACGTGGCCCTGCTCGAGGCGAGCGCGCCGCTGCTGAACCTGTCCGGGGCCAGCGGATCGCAGCTGACCACGAGCGGGAACGCCATCGACCTGACGTCGAAGGCGAAGGTCACCAATACCGCCGCCTTCGTGACTGACCTGCCTGGGGATTTCCGAACCAAGGGAAGCTCGAGAGAATGGCGCCCTCCGGGACGGCGAGGGAGTCGTGCGAAAGGGGCGGTTTACCGAAAAGCAGATGGTCGCGATTCTGAGGGAAGCCGATCAACGGCCCGTGGCAGAGGTCGCGAAGAAGCACGGCGTCGGTGA
- a CDS encoding cupin domain-containing protein codes for MPIPVMKGYASLKTLPEEKIGDKISRKILVGEKEMVVFWKMKAGARAAMHQHPHEQLFWMLSGKMEFTLAGEKRTCVAGDLGVIPGNTPHEAYFPEDTEVIDVFAPPREDMFTGGDTYLAR; via the coding sequence ATGCCGATTCCCGTCATGAAGGGGTATGCCAGCCTCAAGACCCTGCCCGAGGAGAAGATCGGCGACAAGATCAGCCGCAAGATCCTCGTGGGCGAGAAGGAGATGGTGGTCTTCTGGAAGATGAAGGCGGGCGCCCGCGCCGCCATGCACCAGCACCCGCACGAGCAGCTCTTCTGGATGCTCTCGGGGAAGATGGAGTTCACCCTGGCGGGGGAGAAGCGCACGTGTGTCGCCGGTGACCTCGGTGTCATCCCCGGCAACACGCCGCACGAGGCCTACTTCCCGGAGGATACGGAAGTCATCGACGTCTTCGCGCCTCCGCGTGAGGACATGTTCACCGGCGGCGACACGTATTTGGCGCGCTAG
- a CDS encoding tautomerase family protein, with amino-acid sequence MPNITVQWYAGRTPQQKREITAAITEAMVKIGKTTPDQVHIVFQDIEKSNWGVNGKLASD; translated from the coding sequence ATGCCCAACATCACCGTCCAGTGGTATGCCGGTCGCACCCCGCAGCAGAAGCGCGAAATCACCGCCGCCATCACCGAGGCCATGGTCAAGATCGGCAAGACCACGCCCGACCAGGTGCACATCGTCTTCCAGGACATCGAGAAGTCGAACTGGGGTGTGAACGGGAAACTGGCGAGCGACTAG